One region of Eleutherodactylus coqui strain aEleCoq1 chromosome 5, aEleCoq1.hap1, whole genome shotgun sequence genomic DNA includes:
- the LOC136628835 gene encoding olfactory receptor 6C74-like codes for MDICFISTVVPVGTAESLLFAVMSFDRYLAICHPLRYPMIMHRYMCIQLIVGLWLGSFSTIVLPCVLAFKLKFCNNLIDNFFRDASPLLKNSCTDTTMIELLSLLGASTLYISVLVTLISYFKIVLAVLKIKTADGRGKAFSTCSSHAIVVTVIYSSCIFLYAKPAKGQDANFNKKVAILNTVVAPLLNPFIYTLRNQTILSVSHQLIVNIATVGEKREPIVEYGEDKLKELKKDIHNTEKELLNVTKPEDYDKINRKIKDNLAKMEEGIMNIKKTKLEREEKDYEMKEVYSWFKRRSYKEFRPILKKKQHNEKQNRVTFTTTDTEDYTTGKD; via the exons ATGGACATCTGCTTTATCAGCACTGTTGTACCAG TTGGGACTGCAGAATCCCTCCTTTTTGCGGTGATGTCCTTTGACCGATACTTAGCTATATGCCACCCTCTGCGTTACCCTATGATTATGCATAGATATATGTGTATTCAGCTCATAGTTGGATTGTGGCTCGGATCATTCTCCACCATTGTCTTGCCTTGTGTCTTAGCATTCAAATTGAAGTTTTGCAATAATTTAATTGACAATTTTTTCCGTGATGCAAGTCCTCTTCTAAAGAATTCTTGCACAGATACAACTATGATTGAATTGCTATCACTTCTTGGTGCAAGCACATTATATATTTCTGTCCTTGTGACATTAATCTCTTATTTTAAGATAGTTTTAGCAGTACTGAAAATTAAAACAGCCGATGGAAGAGGAAAGGCTTTTTCCACTTGTTCTTCACATGCAATTGTGGTGACCGTAATATACAGCAGCTGCATATTTTTGTATGCAAAACCAGCAAAAGGTCAGGATGCTAATTTTAATAAAAAAGTTGCCATCCTGAATACAGTGGTGGCTCCTTTGCTCAATCCATTTATCTACACGTTAAGAAATCAGACT ATATTATCTGTTTCTCACCAACTCATTGTTAATATAGCAACGGTCGGTGAGAAACGGGAGCCCATAGTGGAATATGGGGAGGACAAATTGAAAGAGCTAAAAAAGGATATACATAACACAGAAAAAGAATTATTAAACGTTACAAAACCAGAGGACTAtgataaaataaatagaaaaataaaggaCAATCTTGctaaaatggaagaaggaataatgaatattaaaaaaacaaaattggagCGGGAGGAGAAAGATTATGAAATGAAAGAAGTTTACAGCTGGTTTAAAAGAAGATCATACAAGGAATTTAGACCAATCCTGAAGAAAAAACAGCATAATGAAAAGCAGAATCGGGTTACGTTTACAACTACAGATACAGAAGATTACACAACAGGAAAGGATTGA